A stretch of Thermomicrobium roseum DSM 5159 DNA encodes these proteins:
- a CDS encoding O-methyltransferase encodes MASRAEHELADERARRVLDRLAEQDAAERALGLPQEQRIRALTPATGAFLYGVLLALRPPLIFEAGSAVGYSTIWLALAARAYGGRVIGSEIRPERVAAANANLAAAGLQDVAVVLEGDAAELVRQYERIDFLFLDAEKDDYGRLFLAAFDRVVPGGLIVADNVVSHDCRAYQEFVRSRSDVLTITIPFERGLEWTIKRW; translated from the coding sequence ATGGCAAGCCGAGCCGAGCATGAACTGGCGGACGAGCGTGCGCGGCGTGTTCTCGATCGCTTGGCGGAGCAGGATGCAGCCGAGCGTGCTCTCGGACTCCCTCAGGAACAGCGCATCCGCGCATTGACGCCGGCGACGGGAGCGTTCTTGTACGGAGTGCTCTTGGCCCTGCGGCCGCCGCTCATTTTCGAGGCAGGTTCAGCGGTCGGTTATTCCACGATCTGGTTGGCACTGGCTGCGCGGGCCTATGGTGGACGCGTCATCGGGAGCGAGATCCGTCCGGAGCGCGTCGCGGCAGCCAATGCCAACCTCGCGGCGGCTGGTCTCCAAGACGTGGCAGTCGTCCTGGAGGGCGATGCTGCGGAACTGGTACGGCAGTACGAGCGAATCGATTTCCTTTTCCTGGATGCGGAGAAGGACGACTATGGGCGTCTCTTCCTGGCTGCCTTCGACCGCGTGGTGCCGGGTGGGCTGATCGTGGCCGACAATGTCGTCTCGCACGACTGTCGCGCATACCAAGAGTTCGTCCGTTCGCGGAGCGATGTCCTGACGATCACCATCCCGTTCGAGCGGGGACTGGAGTGGACGATCAAGCGTTGGTGA